The DNA sequence TGGTCTGGTCCAGGTCGAAGGCCGGGCCCATGGCCCGGATGTGCACCATGAACTCGTCGGTCACCTTGGAGAGCGCGACCTCGGTGACGTCCATCTTGTGCTTGGCGATGAGCTGGAGCAGCAGGTCGAAGGGGCCTTCGAAGTTGGCGAGGCGGACCGTGAACCGCCCGTCGTCGGGCTCGGTGGGCTCGTCGTCACGGGGCTCCGGAGGCCGCTGCGGGGCCTCCTCCACGGGGGACGGGCTCGGGGAGGCGTCCGCCCCCGGCCCTCGCCCCAGCGCGCGTCGGCGTGCGGACGGCGGTGCGGATGTGCTGCTCGTCGAGGTGGTGGACATTACGCGGAAAGGTACCGCTACCGCCCGCGCAGCCGTCGTACGAGAATGCTCGCGTCCCCCCGCGATTCCAGGTCGGCGAGGACGACGGCGACGGCCTCGCGCACGATGCGCCCGCGGTCCACCGCGAGCCCGTGCTCCCCGCGCAGCACGAGGCGCGCGTGCTCCAGGTCCATCAGCTCCTCGGCGGAGACGTACACGGTGATCTTCTCGTCGTGCCGCTCGCGCCCGCTGGGGCGCCGGTTGGCGGCCCGGCCGCGCTTGCGCGTCTGGGTGGCCGTGGAGCCCGCGTTCTTGCCCGCGCCGGAGCTGCCAGAACCTTCCTGCGCCGGGCGGCGCCCCTGCGCGTCGCTGCCCGGCTCCTCCTCGCCCGCGGGGTGCTCGGCGGACTCGCCGTCACCCTGTGCGGCGGCGGAGGCGTGCGACTCCTCCGCGGCGGCCTCGTCGCTCTCGCCCGCCGGTGCGGGCACCCTCGCCTCGCCATTCGTCTGGCGCCGCGGCGTCGAGGCCTGCAGCGCCATGCCCCCGGTCGTACGGAACAGTTCGTCGGCCCCGGGCAGACTCACTCGGCGTGACACCGGGCGAGCACCTCCCTGGCGAGCTGGCGATAGGCGGCCGCGCCGACCGAGTTCGAGGCGTACGTCGTGATCGGCTCACCGGCGACGGTGGTCTCCGGGAAGCGCACCGTACGGCCGATCACCGTGTGGTAGACGTGGTCGTCGAACGCCTCGACCACGCGCGCGAGCACCTCGCGGCTGTGCACCGTGCGCGAGTCGTACATCGTCGCGAGGATGCCGTCGAGCTCCAGGTCGGGGTTGAGCCGCTCCTGGACCTTCTCGATCGTCTCGGTGAGCAGGGCCACACCGCGCAGCGCGAAGAACTCGCACTCCAGCGGCACGATGACCTTGTGGGCCGCGGTGAGCGCGTTGACCGTGAGCAGGCCGAGCGAGGGCTGACAGTCGATCACGATGTAGTCGTAGTCGGCCATGAGCGGCTTCAGGGCGCGCTGCAGCGTGGACTCGCGCGCGACCTCGCTGACGAGCTGCACCTCGGCGGCGGAGAGGTCGATGTTGCTGGGCAGCAGGTCCATGTTGGGGACCGCGGTCTTCAGGAGCACCTCGTCGGCGGACATGCCCCGCTCCATGAGCAGGTTGTAGACCGTGAGGTCGAGCTCCATCGGGTTCACGCCGAGGCCGACCGAGAGCGCGCCCTGCGGGTCGAAGTCGACGAGCAGGACCCGGCGGCCGTACTCCGCGAGCGCGGCACCCAGGTTGATGGTCGACGTGGTCTTGCCGACGCCGCCCTTCTGGTTGCACATCGCGATGATCTTCGCGGGGCCGTGGTCGGTCAGGGGTCCCGGGATCGGGAAGTACGGCAGCGGACGCCCGGTCGGGCCGATGCGCTCGCGGCGCTGACGCGCGGCGTCGGGGGCGAGCGTGGCCGCGTACTCCGGGTCGGGCTCGTACTCCGCGTCGGGGTCGTAGAAATGACCCTGGGGCAGTTCCTCGTAGTCGGCGAGGGAAGTAGGGGTGGTGTTGTCGCCACTCCGGTCGCCGGCCATGGCGTTCACGTGTTGGCCATCCATGCTCTGGGGTGCTGACGGTGTCGGACTCTGGCGGGCTTCGAAGGTGTGGACAGCGACGGAGCCGACAGCCTCGAGCCCGACGGGACCCTGGCCCCGTCCAGACATTCCTGGTTGACCACCCCCGGGAGCAAATGTCGACTCATTCACAAGTCGTCTTACCTCCTTGGTGACCAGGAAATTTCTAGATAGGTCAGCGTGGCACCATGCCGACGGTTGGCGACTCTATGGCGTGTCACCGCTCCGCAGCAACACAATCCGCCGGACCCGGCCCGATGTGTCGGCAACGGAACACCCCGGTGTCAAGGGCGTATGCCGCTTCGTCGGCACGTTTCCGGGGTGCGCGAAACGGTTAAAGGGTAAGTTTCACGGCGAGTTGACCGTGTTCGCGCCGAACCACCGGCGGCCGGACCCCTCGCAAGGTCCGGCCGCTGGCGTGAGATTGACGACTTTTGTTGACGTTCGCCGAGATCAGCCGAGCAGGGAGGCCAGCTCGAGGTGCTCGTAGCCGTGGGCCTCGGCGACCTCCTTGTAAACGACCTTGCCGTCATGCGTGTTGAGACCGAGGGCGAGCGCCGGGTCGCGGCGCAGGGCCTCGACCCAGCCGTTGTTGGCCAGGGACACGATGTACGGCATCGTCGCGTTGGTCAGCGCGTACGTGGAGGTGTTGGGCACCGCGCCGGGCATGTTGGCCACGCAGTAGAAGACCGAGTTGTGCACCGGGAAGGTCGGCTCGGCGTGCGTGGTGGGACGCGAGTCCTCGAAGCAGCCGCCCTGGTCGATCGCGATGTCGACAAGAACACTTCCGGGCTTCATGCGCGAGACCAGCTCGTTGGTGACGAGCTTGGGGGCCTTGGCGCCCGGGATGAGGACGGCGCCGATCACGAGGTCGGCCTCCAGGCAGGCCTTCTCCAGCTCGAAGGCGTTGGAGACGACGGTCTGGATCTTCGTGCCGAAGATCTTGTCGGCTTCCTTGAGCTTGTTGATGTCGCGGTCGAGCAGGGTGACGTGGAAGCCCATGCCGATGGCGATCTGCGCGGCGTTCCAGCCCGAGACGCCGCCGCCGATGACGACGGCCTTG is a window from the Streptomyces spectabilis genome containing:
- a CDS encoding ParA family protein — protein: MSGRGQGPVGLEAVGSVAVHTFEARQSPTPSAPQSMDGQHVNAMAGDRSGDNTTPTSLADYEELPQGHFYDPDAEYEPDPEYAATLAPDAARQRRERIGPTGRPLPYFPIPGPLTDHGPAKIIAMCNQKGGVGKTTSTINLGAALAEYGRRVLLVDFDPQGALSVGLGVNPMELDLTVYNLLMERGMSADEVLLKTAVPNMDLLPSNIDLSAAEVQLVSEVARESTLQRALKPLMADYDYIVIDCQPSLGLLTVNALTAAHKVIVPLECEFFALRGVALLTETIEKVQERLNPDLELDGILATMYDSRTVHSREVLARVVEAFDDHVYHTVIGRTVRFPETTVAGEPITTYASNSVGAAAYRQLAREVLARCHAE
- the ald gene encoding alanine dehydrogenase — its product is MIDVKVGIPREVKNNEFRVAITPAGVHELVRHGHQVVIERNAGVGSSITDDEYVAAGAEILETADEVWASADLLLKVKEPIAEEYHRLRKDQTLFTYLHLAASKECTDALLESGTTAIAYETVELPSRALPLLAPMSEVAGRLAPQVGAYHLMRAVGGRGVLPGGVPGVAAGKAVVIGGGVSGWNAAQIAIGMGFHVTLLDRDINKLKEADKIFGTKIQTVVSNAFELEKACLEADLVIGAVLIPGAKAPKLVTNELVSRMKPGSVLVDIAIDQGGCFEDSRPTTHAEPTFPVHNSVFYCVANMPGAVPNTSTYALTNATMPYIVSLANNGWVEALRRDPALALGLNTHDGKVVYKEVAEAHGYEHLELASLLG